In Trichoplusia ni isolate ovarian cell line Hi5 chromosome 13, tn1, whole genome shotgun sequence, the genomic window TTCAACAAAGTTTAGACATAACTCGCTGCGTTGGGATAGAACCTGAACCTCCTTTTATCCAAGTCCGTGCATACAACCGCAAAGCTATCACAACTCTACCTTATTTACATAAGTTACTACGTATTACTAAATAGattcattatcattatttgtgAAGATTTCAAAACACACAATCAGCTTTATAAAACTCAAATATATTGAATTTGAAAGTAAATCGGTCCGTCtcgatataaaagtaaataaataagaaaagagTGTGAAATTACAATTAGTTACGTCTATCGAGCTTTCTTACAGCATACTTTTTGCTTTATAATGAACGATAACAGAAAAAAACTCACGACACAGAGGGTTCTGTAGAAATAGGATAAGCAAAATAAATCGGTTGGGGCAATTGGATTTGAGTATTGTCACACTTAGATTTAATTGGtcatctaaaaaaattaaaaactgaatttaaagtAGTTTACTAACGAATACGTCACATgttatttaagttcattttttcaaattattattgatttttacgAATTTCGTactctttattttgatactcaaaataaactgtaaaattGATGGATtaaaggaataattaattatgaaagaaacaatttttatgtTCCAGactctaaattataatttttcatgtattttacCATCCCATTATTTCATGTATTCACGcaaaatttcttattaaaataaaaattcataacATCTAACATGaagagtaaattttaataaatattctggTTCGTTAAATTTTACAACAGACTTTCAACACCTTTATGTAacctagttttaaatttaataataaggcTTCGTTCAGTATTTTTAGAATGACCTAAAAAAcgtacatttacataaacaataaacattggaacttttttttataaaattgcctATTATGCAGTTTATTGCAAAATAGTGATGAATAACAGCCGTTTTATAAAAACCGAGAAAATGTTCCGCAAATGttaattgaagaaaaataaataaattagttttattttttatttttttttaaatgactcccgcTCTGTAAAATGTATtgcttgtgtcgcggaggtcttgcaaacatacaaatgactcaacggtttactcacgcgtatttattggaataGCCCGTTCGTACTAGTTTCTTTTGATAcgtcatgttttaaataaataataaattataattagatattcattgaattaataatttatgaatctGCCTCACCAacgaaattgtaataaaactgaaattaaaaatatctaatactATTCCTACCTTATAAATCAGTCGCGTAGCAACGCATACGTACCTGATAGTGAAAAATTTGACGGGTCGATCTGCTGTAGTACAAATTGACCCTTAATGCTTTTTGAAAAGTACTTGTCTAGGGGAGACCTCTGTATAGACACAgagtacaaaattatttttccgaTGGCACCGGGTTgtaattttttgtcttttttgtgATTTCGAATAAACTTATTTGCTTTTAAGTCACATGCGTTGTTTTAGCTATAAACTTAGCTTAATCGCCTAACAAGGAATGGACACATTTGACCTCTCGGTCACTCACATGGGGAACTTAGATTAGCTGTCATCATCAGTTCGAGTCTTGACTGTTTGAGATTGTATTTAGATATGAGtgagttaaaatttaataagcaAGTTAAATCGTTAAATCCTACTGTTATTGATGGTTAGTAAAGTTAAATACTTATCCTGCCATTAAATCATTTTCGCACATAAAATACTCTTTGGAATAACGAGTTTATTTTGATCAAAGGTGCAATAAAACAGTCCAATGGGCAGTTATTACCAGCACAGTGCTTCAAATGACTCACTCattggaaacaaaaaaatatgacaaaatataaattaggcATAGTAAGATTTCGTTGTTTGGATTAATTAAGTTAGACacggtttatttttatgttacggTTTGGCGACtttcaatatttgttattgtttttatttacaaatgaagATGAAATTAACGTGAAATATACAACCGAATGTTATATCGCATTTTGTGGCTATCAAAAACTAAGGTTCGAGACTTAGAAATTCatcaacccgcagtgagcttaAACCTTCCTTATACGGGAAAATCTAATTTTGGGACATTTATAGGtgccataataattatttatctaccTACCATTGCTTGATTTCGTCTATCACCATCGTCTTGTCTATCAAGATATATCAACTTACTGacttttttaaagtcaaaaactcattttttaagATTACTTTCAAACTAAAGAATTTGACCTAGTATCGCAGGAAGTTtaccaaacattcaagtaacaaagacacccagactcaggacaagcattcgtggatcacacgaacgTTTGTTACGCGCACATCGAACCTTGTAGCACGTCGGGCCCGGAGGCATTGGCAGGgtagcctcaaccactcggctcaACGCAGCCTTAATGTTATGGTTCAGGTCACAATGATAGTGGGGTTCACTATTGAGCCTAAGTTATTTACTACAATGTCAGATTGCAACATTAAAATGTCTGATacagttgaaaataaatattataattagatCAAAGTGATTCGACATGGCAatgcaaaaaaagaacaaacatgaCTTTGCTAACTAAGTTTGCAATGAGAGGTTACAAAAGttgtaggtacagtcaattccGGACAGTAGTGAACAAATGAACGTAGGAAATCAGTCTTATTGCTTTcaaataaggttgattttgttATTGAAGTTTTAAGTTTATGATGCGTTTGACTGTACAATACTTCGTGATATTGGGTGATTATTATAGActcaattttatgaaatttcgtACGATCGTTAAGTTGTAAAGTGTGATGATagaaatttcgttttttttttcacttaactATTGAAATTAATTCGCATGCTTTTTTGGGACGGTTATTGACTCCGATTTCAGATGCATACCTTATTTTTATAGACCGACTATCTATCTGACATACAAAACCCATAATACTAAGCTACCAGTGCCTAAGAAATATTTACGATAATAATaactcacaaaaataaatgagtcaaataaaaaaaacgaaaaacatcAAAGATTTTCCCGTTTATTacatctttttatatattttacgtgCTCAATTACACGAATCAAAGATTTGTCAAAGAATAAACAAAGTCAATCGCTCATTCTAATGTCTATTAGACTTTCCTTGAgttgattaaataaaagaaaaacattattagaaaaaatcttttttctatataaaaatcagtattactatcaaaatatcgGACCCATCCCTGAAACGAAAACCTTGTCGAACAAATTAGAGTATTTTGTAACTATTACTCtgaatacaatgaaaaataaactttatgttaCAAGGCATAAGATCGAAATTACAATGTGAAGTCTCAAAGccaagagtttttttttctcagtaagTAAGCGGCTTTTTTATGACAGAGGTAAGTTTTTGCAAGGTGAAATATATCATATTTCGTTGATGTAAATTGGATGTATCGAAATGTCgggagatatttttttttcgttttttccTACTCGCTATCAATATTGTCCACTATGCGGAGTgcagtataatattttatggtcGAATTAAGTTTTTTCGTCACACTTTTACAAAATTGCATAATCAGTTTATACCGGAGTAACACCTTTTCGGTATAAGTAACTGACAGTTAACTTAGTTGGTAATTTTGTACTTTACAAATACTGAGTgtcaagcaataaaaaatatgtaagtgttGCTTGCCGTTCCCCATATCGATCATAGGTTTATATACTTCAGATTACACTCAAGAGAGCTTCATTTTTCAATGTCTATATTATCTTTGGTCCAAGTACTTATTACcgtaataaatttaacaattaggtattcttttatcttttaaaaggctctgttttttttgttttttttctagtcatGGTCGCACATTGTAGTGTGTATGTTTTTTCCCTCTCTTGCAAAAAtaactgaacggattttgttGATATCTGCGTACAGCacagtttataactaggattagcTTTTTATACCCGCTGTATGTTTCAAAGGATCACTATTCCAGTTTACGCGTGCAAAATCGATAGCAAATAAACCGACTGTTAGCGATCACGGTTCAAGAGACACAGTCGGTTAAGAGACGGACGAATAGACCGGAGCATTAATAATAAGATCGATCCGTTGAAGTTTTCACAgctgatgtatttctgttgccactgttataaaaaataatgaaaatacttaTCGTAATTAAGCATTAGATGGTTATTCTAGCGATATATATACATATGAttgggtgaccaattttttgtgtttgattttcTTGTATTATACGGACCCTCAGCGTCTCGAGTCAGACTCGTACTGGTCCGTGTTTTAGTACCTTTGGGAAGGGTAATCTCAAAAACCAGCTAAAGGTTATTTAGAgacgtttgtttttgttgtttctttaaaaaacgactctaGCATTAGagaatttgattttttgtgtcgttaacaaacattcaaagtcACATAATACCTATGTACGATCGAAGCCGCGACGtgtggcgtggtgaccttaactaTTCTAATATTCGTGCAATGAGGCAATTAGGCAAGTTGCACAGTGTTTGGAACATCGCACAGATAACAAAACACTGAAAATTAATCCCATGTTATGTTTAGAAGCGCTAGAGTCGTGTGAGAAACTGGCTCTGTAAACAAGTCATGTCATTCAGGTTATTTGAGTGTGGTTTGGTAATATACATCTCAAActatttttgcatgaaagatTACGTGTATTTTCTACTCCTAGGGTAGAAGATATTTGTTTACCCACCTAGTGGATATTTTCCGAATCATAAGATATGTACAAAATTCTTCAGAAAAATCCGGGcatacaagtatttttaatctttcCAAGGCTCTGGCTTATAGAAACAGAAAtctctaaaaaataaactagaaactgcaattaaaaatttaaagaaaatatctgGAAGTGTCTcgtcaaagaaaaatatcatttctatTCAATAATTATGGTCCTAtttgttaacataattatttccaaCTATGCTACTTGTCTAGTATGATTCGCGTGTTTAGTATCGGCAAATTCTATAGCATATATAAGGCATGGTGCCATCTTTTAAGAATGATCTGAATACATAATACGCGTCTGTTTaccaaataaacaattataattgattGTCTACAGGTCAATTGAACGCGTCACTCGTAGATATCACCGTTATTAAAGCACGTGAAGAGTTTTATGAACGTTCTGTGTTTTTTCTAGCgttataagaatttattttggtTGAAAAGTATCccaattattttgatttgaatatattttgatcCAAGTCTTTCAAGTACTAGCTGGTTTGTCACATTGCAgttgaaaagttttaataaaaagtctCTTAAAATTTTGCAGTATTTTTTGGATTTCCTTCTAAATATGTAGATCGATCTTTGTACATTTGAacctaagtatttttaaaggaataaatGCTATGGTAGGTTTTGAATTGATTGTTACGATGCAGTCCCTATTATGTGAAAATGAATTATTGAAACTCACTCACCCTTTTCCCTGTGATAATCTTCATCCTTCTTCTCTTCTTTCTGATCAGTCGATGCCGGTACAGCATCAGTGACTGTGTCGGTGTATGTAGACCCTTCAGCAGAAGGTGCAGTATCCGCAGTCGTATCAACAACAATAGTATCAGATCCAGTAGTATCAGTCAATGGAACTGTGAACTTCGGTTTCAAGTCACTGTAAGTAGTTTCTTCAGAATCAGATGCTGTAGTGATTTTACTCTTTCGCTTTTTAGTGCCTTTCCTCTTTTTAGGGAAGAATAAGGTAGGTTCTCCTTCTTTGCCTTCTTCCTCTGGGACTAGAGATATCCTTTCAGCATCATCTAGCACTGAAGGTGTTGAAGTGTATTTTGCTGAAAATTTGTCTTCACGAATCCTGCTTGGTACTGGAGGTCTGACTCGGGGCCGAATTGTTGTCGTTTCTATTTCATCGTATACTATGTATAGTTGAGGATTCTTGAAGACGGAGAGCTTCCCACTTTCCACTGTTTTGTCCTTCTTTCCTTTCCGTTTGCTTGTCCGTTTCGGTTGTCTTGTAGTCGGGGCAGGAGTTTTAGTTGTGCGTTCAGGACTTATATTGTATTTCTCTTCTAAAGAAGCTTCCTTGTTCTCATACTCTTCATAGTCCATAAAAGATTTCTTAGCCTTTGGTTTGTCATCATATTTATCGCTTTCATCTATGGATAGCTGAGCTTGAATCTTTTCCCTTTCCCGTTCCTCTCTGTATATCTCTTCTTCTTTAGCTTTCTCTGATATTGCCACTTGTTCTTTAGCATGACGGGCTTTCAATTCATCAACGCTGTCTAAAATGATAGCCTTTTTAGCCTCGTTTTCACTTTGGTCTTCATCTATTGGTTCAGGTTTAAGTTTTTCGGCATTACTCTCTTCGTAGTCTGCGTCATCCTCATATTTGTTATCCGAGTCATGCCGCTTCTTGGCAGCAGCAGCTTTTTCATTCTTATCATCCTTGTCATCTTCAGGCGGCTTTTTTTCCTCTTTGtctttattttcgtaattatctTGTCTACTTTTAGCTTTTTTAAGAGCTTCTACAATAGGATTGGCAGgtcttgtttttgttataatattgacAACACCATCAATTTCAGAAATTTCAGTATGATTTTCTGATCTCGGAGAATCAGAAGGATGTGATGGCCTATTAGTGTCTGACCACTCTTTCTTTTCATAGTAATCATCACTGTCACTCTCGCCTTGTCCTTTATCAAAGTAATCATCACCCTCGGGTTCAGCTACAGCtctaagtataaaattaacagGGGGTGCCAACCTTTTCTTAGGTTTCTTAGTTACCTGAACGAACTCTCCTAATTCTTCGccgtgtttgtttttaaacggCACCCAATCTGGGAACAGGTCACCCACGTTCGCCTCACGTTTGGTCACATTTTGTTCACTCACAGTTCCTATGCTAACCGCGTTGGTACTTATTATGAGGGAAATTAGTGTTAGCTGCAATGCAATCATTTTTTCCGTGTCTAGTGAAGCATAACTCGATTTGATCACTGCCCGAGGTGAATGTGCGGCGGCTGCGCGCGGCCAACTGTCCGTCTTAGTTAAAactactattatttatattgttttataaaacgaTTCTCCTCGCTACCGATAACTATAGCTGTTGGAGAATTGTATGGATCTAACTTAATTACAATTACAGTTCTAAGATCTATTGAATTGTCTGTTATGGTTCATGTATCAATgcgatattattatatgttctCTCTTTCTTATGtgaataatatttctataaagaATATATCGGTATTCTTGCaacgtattttataaatataggaGAGATTCAGTCAAGGGATGGATTATATTACATGGCATAATGGGTGGACTGGACTTTTCTAGTTTGGACTCACTATGGTCACCATACACGTGTTCTTGAAAGCCTTTTCTTTacagttcgttttttttatggttttagtAGCTGACTTAATTATGGAATTAcgatttgtttaataaatgacCTTTATATTTGTAACAGTACCCATTAAAATAATCGCCattcagtttttttgtttatgaacaATTCTTAGCCTTCAATTTTAAGCTATAAACAACGACATTAACGAAAAAATATTCGGAACCTGTATAATGAGCCCTAGTGAATTGAAATAGCATATATTTTGTGACATCGAATtcagaacacaaaaaaaatgaaaagtcgGTCAAATTTACTCTTACCTTGAGAATTTGAGTTTTTTTCTCAACTATCGGTTATTTAAGtgttaatgtaaaattaatagtGAAAAAGCCTGTCCTTTACAACTAAAAATGGCTTCATGTaaaattgagtaaataaaataggtttttccGTTTTCCTATACAAACCGATTTCAAATGTCTTTCGAGATATCCGGCATTCGAAATATtacgtatttttgtatgtaagaTGTAACAAGAAACATTTTTACAGTCCATTACATAAGCcttgtaacaataatataaagtagTTTAAGTAACACcaaaaaaactacatttgaTTCAGCATTAAATTGAGTTTACAAATAATACGAAACGAAATAATGAGAATACTCAACatattaaaaaggtttaaaacaaaaaatataaaaagtttaacaatAGCTTATCCATACTATTATCAACGTCGTCTAATGCGGAGACAGCGCCGTGAAATCTTCAATTATCAGTGCAACGGTTTACACAGACGAACGTTTATTATTGTTAGACATTAAacctcaaattatttttaatcattcctTCGCGCTATgtgtaatttagatttttgttttaaagcctTAGCTAGAAATGCGCCGAATATTCGTTTGGTATTCggtatttgttatttgtattcggccgaattattcggttttaGTGCCGAATATACTTATTCGGTTTGAGTACTTCTATTTTCATGGCTACATGACATTTAATAGACAGGAACTGGACCTCGTCACAAAtaatcaaatcacatgcacaaagacactaaACCTTacgacaagcattcgtggatcactcaaacgCTTTTCCCAAGGGATATCAAACCAGCGACACGTCACACACAGTGagtggcgtggtgaccttaaacTCGTCCATCTACGTATTCTTTGAATTAACAtaagtaaaaacttattttctaaaCTTGAAGTTAAGCTCGAGAAGAAGTTGAACATCAtgagttttagtcagtaaaagtctgacacttcctTTGCTTAAACTAAAGCGGAAAGCGTTATTTAACGACTTCCCGATTGTcggaaaaaaaatagttttaattaacccttactaattaataataaaaataactagtttaatattgtaaaatgtatCGTTTTACTTTCCAATCCATGAACGTTTCCTGGTTTACAATgacatttcagtattttttttcgtattttctgTATTGAACATTCAATATcataaaatacatcaaaacaaatatttgcagCAATAATCATCGAAGCAAGAACCAACCCCTGTATTCATCTGAAAACCGGGACACCCATCAACCCTAACATCGATCTTTTATTTTAGTCTCCTTTTCAG contains:
- the LOC113500114 gene encoding nuclear speckle splicing regulatory protein 1-like; translation: MIALQLTLISLIISTNAVSIGTVSEQNVTKREANVGDLFPDWVPFKNKHGEELGEFVQVTKKPKKRLAPPVNFILRAVAEPEGDDYFDKGQGESDSDDYYEKKEWSDTNRPSHPSDSPRSENHTEISEIDGVVNIITKTRPANPIVEALKKAKSRQDNYENKDKEEKKPPEDDKDDKNEKAAAAKKRHDSDNKYEDDADYEESNAEKLKPEPIDEDQSENEAKKAIILDSVDELKARHAKEQVAISEKAKEEEIYREEREREKIQAQLSIDESDKYDDKPKAKKSFMDYEEYENKEASLEEKYNISPERTTKTPAPTTRQPKRTSKRKGKKDKTVESGKLSVFKNPQLYIVYDEIETTTIRPRVRPPVPSRIREDKFSAKYTSTPSVLDDAERISLVPEEEGKEGEPTLFFPKKRKGTKKRKSKITTASDSEETTYSDLKPKFTVPLTDTTGSDTIVVDTTADTAPSAEGSTYTDTVTDAVPASTDQKEEKKDEDYHREKGGGRQHFSEHEEEHSEEGKKAYEGVHKETKSAKGHHDKEDHLGKYDDHGGVEKNHEEESGHYGAHHHEEHGKKHAKYEESGKHSKGHSTKGSHDIHKKEEYEKNVEFFEEEGDSGEEEKHGGYNEEHGHAKGGHFKNGDYKAGHEEHAKGESGHFEKGGHLHLSKGHKAAAGHDRHGKHGVGHHQKESKDSGKKWIYHHGYPPKTANLVLIDRRLDQLYHGPQYYG